The genomic segment ATAGTGTTAATCTAGATTTGAGTATGTCGACGgtttcatgaatttttatctgtgagacgggtctaccctatcgatattcacaattaaaaaaaacaatactcttagtataaaaaataatattttttcatggatgacccaaaaaagatatatgtctcacaaaatacgactcatgagaccgtctcacacaagtttttgcctctAGAGTTTATCATGTACGAATGGAAAAGTAAAAATGATCAGAATTTAATCTTCAATAAACATGGTGCCATTTATATAAGAAAATTAGATATGGTAATGAAATTCAAAATCCCAATTCCAACCATGCCACTGGTTTCACGCTTGATGCATTGGAAGCTAGTAAACAAAAGGGACATTACATTGTTATAGTCTTAAGATTAAACCTCGCGGCTCTTACACAGGCGAAGGCAAGCTGACCAAAAGTCGACCATTCACCACGCTGCAAAATGGAAAGGGAATTAAGCTTCGTTAGACAAAATCTATAATATAAATGCACAAAACCCTGAACAAATTATTTAGGTTTAactgaattaaccgatatttccTCGCATAAGTATGTTGGTTTCACTAGTTAGAGGATCAAATGTTTATTCCAAGACAAGAGCAAAGCCTCGTATCCAATAGAAATCGAGCAAAGAGTTGTGTCCGATAGCCCAAACATGTATGTGCAAGGTGAAGGGAGGTTTACCTCTTGACGTAGTAGTAACAGAAATCTGCCAAGATAAAAGTCTGAACAACTTCTGCTAACAGCACCATAGGAACCCAAGCATACGCTGCGCCAACCAGGAACAAATACTTTCCAGCAGAATCATACACCTAAACGGACATTGATAAAGAAAACATGGCCCCGACAATCGAAATTAATCAATGAGTTGATATACCTATCTTGTGTCATAAAACTGTTCCAACAGATGTTTCACCGAATGATTGTCGAATGGATTATTAGACAAAAACGGCACTGAAACGCCAAACATAAAGTACCTGAATGATCCAATGAGCACATCCGAAAAATCTTGAAACCCCAAGGGCGAAAACGTAATGGGCCGTAAATGGTTCGATCATCTGAATTGAAGTTGAGTAAAGCAAGAGATAACATCAGTGTCTATCACTCGGTATGATCTGTTAATAGATAATGAACTAGAGGGTCTAATAAGCTAAACCTTGGTGTTCTGTATCATCCGAAGTTGCGGCAAAACTGATACGGATTCCAAATACACTGCAAATGCCCAAAGCATTCGAGCAACACGTACATGTTGGGTATAAGGATGGATGAGGATGGCAAGAATTGCAGCCGGCGCCACCTATTAAAAAGGTGTAgaaagtacaagtattttaacGAATCCAATTTACAGTTAAGCTCTCTAACTAGTCTAATGCAGCACCATGAACGGATTTAAACTCTTTCCAGGCACCATTTTTCTTATTAAGACAACTATGagcatgcatgaaaaaaatGGCTAAAAAATAGAGCTGAAAAAAACTTCATTTACCACATAATATAAGGGCATGCTGTCCAGCTTGGAAACATATGTTGATTTTAACTTGAATCTTATCATGTAGATAACCCACAAAGTTGATAAGAGCGTTGAAAAATCAAGAAGAGTGTGAATGTCACCCTCCATAATATAGCTACAGCATAATCTGGCCGTCAAGAATATTGCTGTGAGCTCTTGAGACTTCAGAGAAATGCCTAATACGTGCGAAAGAAGCAATATATTACAATAaagatttcaaaaaaataactGGTCAATACATGTGACAGTGGGCGTAATTTTATCTTCAATGATCCTTGGAGTTAATTAAGTCTGAAGTGAATCCAGTGCCAGTCTCAAGTTTTCAAACTCAATGGAAGGGTGCATTCGGATCAAATCACAAGTTTTTGAGTAAACTTGAAATTATTGAAAAGAGTACGATACGAAATAAAAGAAGCAAACTAAACCTGATCCACAAAATTTAAGAAATATGGCTTAATGTTTGGAATTATGAATCGGTTATCTCCAATCAAACACCATTGTACTTAAGTGGTGACGAAAAACTAAAAGTTCAAAAACTTTGTACTTAAAAGTAACCAACGATTAACATTGCtgttgttttttaaaaaaatattatggtcACGACcgatgaaaaatatcataaactAAATCCCAAAGCACAATGCTTCTCGTATGCCTCCTCAGCTGGCTAAACCTTTGAGTTAATATCATGGAATTCTCAAAAACTTGATTTTAAGGGAACATTCTATTTGGGTATAACATAAATTCTATCCGAATTGAAGAACAAGGAAATTACAAGATCGCGACCGTTCACCACCAAAGAATTGAAGAGGGAATATCGAGCATGCAGCAAGAAGAGAAACAgaggaaaggtgaaatcttagACGGAAGTGAGACTCATTTCATATCCATCATCAGTTATTAGTTGAAAAGTAAAAATGCAATggcattatatattaataaactCACTAACTCACTAACTTGTGATTTACACACTGATTATGATGCGTAAATGGAAAACCACTATTTATTATTGTATACTAGTTTATTCCTTTATTGTGATTGTATCAAAAGATATATTACATGAAATGCAACAAGGATACCGGACTCATTGAGGAATAGTATGTAATATTAATCAACACACCATGTCCTTCTCTCGGGGGCAAAAAAAGTAATTAGCCTTCTTTCTCGTTTTACAAGTCTTTCGAATATCACAAGACATTCAAACTCAACAGATTATAGGAAGATAGAGTAGTGAAATTCCAAGAGTTTTAGCACATCCAAACAATAAATGCACTTCAAGGCACATCTCAAAGGCAACATATGAATCTAGGCCATGACCAGAATCTAAATTTTTGCTGTTTTTGGTTTCGAAAGCAAGAAAAATCAGCTTTCTCGACAATTGATCGATCAAAAAGATTATCAAATATCTCCCATGATTCGGTAACATAGACGGCTTTAACACAATCTTTCGCCGGAAAAAATCTTCAGTACTTTGTTGTAACAGTATACAACACATAAATTGAGAAAAACAACAACTGCTGCAGAAAAAAATTGTATTTCGTCGGCAATAATGAAATTAGGTGGAAGATACAAAATGTATTGTTGTAGGTGTTGGTTGTCATAATTTTGCAGCGAATTTTGACAAAGCATTCAGACTAGAAGACCCGTTTTCACACATATGGgcagctctataaatagagctacCTCCCTTCTTTCCAAAATCATTTGTTCTCAACTCTTCTTCTATCATAGTATTTGAGGGATTAAATCTATAATATATGTGAGTTGTTTTGTTCTCGTATTGTAAGATAGTGAATGTTATCTTTAGAAACATGGTGAGTGATTatacatcataaaatattatagtgaaattcttttcGTCTTGCCTGTGCCGTGTACCTGAAACCAACAATAGATATCAGAGCCTTagtttaaatttcttaaaattacgAGTATGCTCTATgattgcagcctagactgatcttccacatcataaaatttttttaaaaaattttttattaaggcGAGATTATTTTGTCAagtctactaaattgttgtagacataatgaccGGCAGGTACGATAGAGCAAAGTTCAATTTAAGcaattttatgatgtttaaaataaagatacaaacaGTTTTAAGAAAAGAGAATTGTTTAGCGGCTATTGGCGATAAACTGAGGGAAATGACGAacgatggaaagtggaatgagatgaatgagtagctctataaatagagctttCTCATCTCTTTCCAAAATCATCTCGTTCTCAACTCTTCTTCTCTCATAGTATTTGAGGGCTTAAATCTATAATATTTGAGTTGTTTTGTTCTCATATAGT from the Primulina tabacum isolate GXHZ01 chromosome 8, ASM2559414v2, whole genome shotgun sequence genome contains:
- the LOC142553330 gene encoding LOW QUALITY PROTEIN: uncharacterized protein LOC142553330 (The sequence of the model RefSeq protein was modified relative to this genomic sequence to represent the inferred CDS: deleted 1 base in 1 codon), which gives rise to MGKKSSAASPWNKLFAWVRRQSTKVKTFLGVAFVLCALVAVKCLVKDHNHFFIAAESVHFAGVLVLIYKLTTQKTCTGISLKSQELTAIFLTARLCCSYIMEGDIHTLLDFSTLLSTLWVIYMIRFKLKSTYVSKLDSMPLYYVVAPAAILAILIHPYTQHVRVARMLWAFAVYLESVSVLPQLRMIQNTKMIEPFTAHYVFALGVSRFFGCAHWIIQVYDSAGKYLFLVGAAYAWVPMVLLAEVVQTFILADFCYYYVKSVVNGRLLVSLPSPV